The following proteins are co-located in the Bradyrhizobium sp. AZCC 2176 genome:
- a CDS encoding M1 family metallopeptidase, with protein sequence MKLTETAPLTRRFGAMLVLMLVISGAARAEPVFSFDSTPGKLPKTVVPINYSIELRPDAESLALPGVEVIDIEVREPTARLTLNAVNTTFASVTVDDGAARADVALDAAAETATFTFAQPLAVGAHRLRIEFAARINKFDRGFFLVDYPTDGGMKRLLTSKLEPADARRIFPCWDEPAFKASFALTVGVPRHFLAVGNMPVVREEPLEPNLKNVAFAPTPKMSTYLFVLTVGELERITVEAEGVTIGVVATIGKAAKGQFALDSAAKLLGWFNDYFGVKYPLPKLDLIAVPGGFGGAMENWGGITFFESRLLFDPATSPDSARRGIFSIIAHEMAHQWFGDLVTMAWWDNLWLNEGFATWMATKAAEQFYPQWQSWLNGYGQKQFAMALDARRTTHPIQQPVANESEAMIAFDAITYNKGQALIRMLENYLGEAAFRDGIRAYMAAHAYGNTTTADLWRALERAGHKPVTDIAVSFTEQDGVPLISAETACNGDAQRLTLRQGRFVIAPARAGDASLPSRTWQVPVAVGPVDATRSPDVVLLQGSTEIPAGSCDKAIKVNLGDIGYFRVEYGPGSRAALAKSLPQMSPADRVNFLADSWAMVQGRRAEPPSYLELAEAISIDDRRAVWDQVIAVFSSLNRLSRGRTERPAVQRYISARLRPVLDRLGWDGGGSGDDDATLLRGSLIRMLGELGDEQAIAEARRRFAGFLREPQSLSGALRDSVTHVVGIAADRATYDALLALARKSTVTNERLRYYYAAASARDAALANATLELTLTDEVPGTIVVGLINSVASSGEQPDLAWDFLQKNYAALFAKLGPQFRDQFVANFMTNFNDDAHAAELAAFAPVQATSGGRVMAARAQETIAISADLKGRALPVIDAWIKARKR encoded by the coding sequence GTGAAGCTTACCGAGACGGCACCCTTGACGCGTCGTTTCGGCGCAATGCTCGTACTGATGCTAGTTATTTCAGGCGCCGCTCGAGCCGAGCCGGTGTTTTCTTTCGACTCCACGCCGGGCAAGCTGCCGAAGACGGTCGTTCCAATCAACTATTCAATCGAGCTGAGACCCGACGCCGAGAGCCTTGCGCTTCCCGGCGTCGAAGTGATCGACATCGAGGTGCGCGAACCGACCGCACGGCTGACGCTCAACGCCGTCAACACGACGTTTGCTTCCGTTACCGTGGATGACGGCGCAGCACGCGCCGATGTCGCGCTCGATGCGGCCGCCGAGACGGCGACGTTCACGTTCGCACAGCCGCTCGCGGTGGGCGCTCATCGGCTGCGCATCGAGTTTGCGGCACGGATCAACAAGTTCGACCGCGGTTTCTTCCTGGTCGACTATCCGACCGACGGCGGCATGAAGCGGCTGTTGACGAGCAAACTCGAGCCGGCGGACGCGCGGCGGATATTTCCATGCTGGGACGAGCCGGCTTTCAAGGCGAGTTTTGCCCTGACCGTAGGCGTGCCGCGCCATTTCCTCGCGGTCGGCAACATGCCGGTGGTGCGCGAAGAGCCGCTGGAGCCGAACCTGAAGAACGTCGCCTTCGCCCCCACGCCGAAAATGTCGACCTACCTTTTCGTGCTGACGGTGGGCGAACTGGAGCGCATCACAGTGGAAGCGGAAGGCGTGACGATCGGCGTCGTCGCCACCATCGGCAAGGCTGCGAAAGGGCAATTCGCACTCGATAGCGCAGCGAAACTGCTTGGCTGGTTCAACGATTATTTCGGCGTCAAGTATCCGCTGCCCAAGCTCGATCTGATCGCGGTGCCCGGCGGCTTCGGCGGCGCGATGGAGAACTGGGGCGGCATCACCTTCTTCGAGAGCCGGCTGTTGTTCGATCCCGCAACAAGTCCGGACAGCGCGCGGCGCGGCATCTTTTCCATCATCGCGCACGAGATGGCGCATCAATGGTTCGGCGATCTCGTCACGATGGCGTGGTGGGACAATCTCTGGCTCAACGAAGGCTTTGCGACCTGGATGGCGACGAAAGCCGCGGAGCAATTTTATCCGCAATGGCAAAGCTGGCTGAACGGTTACGGCCAGAAGCAGTTCGCCATGGCGCTCGACGCTCGGCGCACCACGCACCCGATCCAGCAGCCGGTCGCCAACGAGAGCGAGGCCATGATCGCGTTCGACGCCATTACCTACAACAAGGGCCAGGCGCTGATCCGCATGCTGGAAAATTACCTCGGCGAAGCGGCGTTCCGTGACGGCATCCGCGCCTACATGGCCGCGCATGCCTATGGCAACACCACCACGGCCGATCTCTGGCGGGCGCTGGAGCGCGCGGGTCACAAGCCCGTGACCGATATCGCGGTTTCCTTTACCGAGCAGGATGGCGTGCCGTTGATATCGGCCGAAACCGCCTGCAACGGCGATGCTCAGCGGCTGACGCTGCGGCAGGGCCGTTTCGTGATCGCGCCGGCGCGCGCCGGCGACGCATCCCTGCCGTCTCGCACCTGGCAAGTACCGGTCGCGGTCGGGCCGGTGGATGCGACACGATCGCCGGATGTCGTGCTGCTGCAAGGCTCCACCGAGATTCCGGCCGGATCCTGCGATAAGGCGATCAAGGTCAATCTCGGCGACATCGGCTATTTCCGCGTCGAGTACGGACCGGGGAGCAGGGCGGCGTTGGCGAAGTCGCTGCCGCAGATGTCACCGGCCGACCGCGTCAATTTCCTGGCCGATAGCTGGGCGATGGTGCAGGGGCGCCGCGCCGAGCCGCCATCCTACCTTGAACTGGCCGAGGCCATCAGCATCGATGACCGCCGCGCGGTTTGGGATCAGGTCATTGCGGTATTCTCCTCGCTCAATCGTCTGTCGCGCGGCCGTACCGAGCGCCCGGCCGTGCAGCGCTACATCAGCGCCCGATTGCGGCCGGTGCTCGACCGGCTCGGCTGGGATGGCGGCGGCTCCGGTGATGACGACGCCACCCTGCTGCGCGGCAGCCTGATCCGGATGCTCGGCGAACTCGGCGACGAGCAGGCCATCGCCGAAGCGAGGCGGCGGTTCGCCGGTTTCCTCCGCGAGCCGCAATCCTTATCCGGCGCGTTGCGCGATTCCGTCACCCATGTCGTCGGCATCGCGGCTGATCGAGCGACCTACGATGCGCTGCTGGCGCTGGCGCGCAAGAGCACCGTCACCAATGAGCGGCTGCGCTATTACTACGCTGCAGCCAGCGCGCGCGACGCCGCGCTGGCGAATGCCACGCTGGAGCTGACTCTGACGGATGAAGTGCCGGGAACGATCGTCGTCGGGCTGATCAATTCGGTTGCGTCATCGGGAGAGCAGCCGGATCTGGCCTGGGACTTCCTGCAGAAGAACTACGCGGCGTTGTTCGCAAAGCTTGGGCCTCAGTTCCGCGACCAGTTCGTTGCGAACTTCATGACGAACTTCAACGATGACGCTCATGCCGCCGAACTCGCCGCCTTTGCACCGGTTCAGGCGACCTCGGGCGGGCGCGTGATGGCGGCCCGCGCGCAGGAGACGATCGCGATTTCGGCCGACCTCAAGGGCCGTGCGCTGCCGGTGATCGATGCGTGGATCAAGGCGCGCAAACGATAG